In Prinia subflava isolate CZ2003 ecotype Zambia chromosome 1, Cam_Psub_1.2, whole genome shotgun sequence, the DNA window TTTATGCATATGTAAATTAAGTATATTAAAAGCAGGATCTAAAGAGCACTGTTGTCACTACTACCCACCAGTCCCACTGTATTAAATGTCATGTGAGTATCAAGGGCAAGGCAGCAGTGTTCACCCcaggttctgtgctgctgtgtagACTTGCAGTAGGTTATGGTTCATAACCAAACAGGCCTTTGGCATTGTTTTGTTGTAGGACTACGTACGTGTTGGCAGATGTGATGGATGACCAGCTGAAGTCCATGTGGTTCTCACCCTTTCAGGCTGAAGAAATAGACACTGACCTGGATATGGTAAAGGGCTTCATTAACGTATCTGAAGTGGATTTAAAAATGAGGGTTAATCTGAAATAGTAGCATCAGAAACTCATATGGCCAAatggtttgttttcctgagctCACCTTTCCAACTTGACCCAGACAGGGAGGTTGACATTTGTTAAAGGGTTTATCAAATGCCTTCTGATTGACTTGGAAGCCACTACAGAATTGGGATCTTTTGCAGTACCCTAGGGGAACAGTGGCTGTTTGTCAGTCCCAAACTACTCTTGCACTGCTGTTGAGGCTTTTCATCAGTTTGTATTAAACATAGAAAAGAATGTgattccatttcttttccttgcttgtCTTCTGTCATTGCAGTAATATCCACAAGAGCTCAATACCTtcactttttttatttaaatatttgcactGTGACAAAAGTGGCAAACATGGCAGTAGTAAATGAAACTACGTGCACAAAAGCTTTTCACAGTTTTTGAAACTTTTATAATCTAAACTTTAAAGCTAATAGTGAAAAATACAGTAGCATTCCTGGTTTTTTAGAACTTAGGAATTAGCAGTGTCTAAATTTCTTGTGTGAAAAATAATCAGTTTCTGTTGACTTCATTTCCCTAATTCTTTTTTAGTTTTACTCTTTTAATTTATGTGCAAAGATAgttatgttttaatttcttaagcaaaaccaaaactgtaTAAAAGTGACATTAATAAATTTATAGGATTGTAGCTTAAGCAAGAGAATTGTCCCACTGCAGGTCAGTAAGTGATCAGACAGATGCCCATATTTGAGAGCTATGCCCTTCACTCCTTCTGTGTTCCGATCTGTCAAGATAattttgctgcagctctgctacataatttgttttgttactgttaggttggggtttttttgaggtgCTGGTAATGACCATTTTGATTAAACACTTTCTCTGAAGGTAAAAGTTGACTTAATTGAACTGTCAGAGAAGGGCTGCAGTGACTTTGACTTGCAAGCTGAATTGGAGAGGTCATTTTTGTCAGAACCATCATCTCCTGGACGCACAAAAACCACGAAAGGGTTCAAGCTCGGCAAGCACAAGCATGAGACCTTCATAACTTCAAGGTAAAAGGAGTTTAATGAGTTGACAATGTCTTCAGCATTGTTTTGTATGTTGTCAAAATGTCAAATACCTTTCAAATTGCATCTCCAGCGTGGAGAATGCCTGACCGTCAGTAGCACAGTGTTACATTAGCTAACTAAATCATGGTTTGTCATGACAGTGGGAAATCAGAGTACATAGAGCCTGCAAAGAGAGCTCATGTTGTGCCACCAcccagaggaagaggaaggggaggatTTGGACAAGGAATTCGACCGCACGATATCTTCCGTCAGAGGAAGCAGAACACAAGCAGGCCACCCTCCATGCACGTGGATGATTTTGTTGCTGCAGAGAGCAAAGAAGTGGTTGCTCCAGATGGGATACCACCAGCCAAAAGGCCACCAAAAGTGTCACAGAAGATTTCTTCGCGTGGTGGGTTCTCAGGGAATCGTGGAGGACGAGGAGCTTTTCACAGTCAGAACAGGTTCTTTACGCCACCTGCGTCAAAAGGTATGTTGGTTCCTGTGTTAGAACTGGAGTAAATGCATGCTAAAATTGCTTCGGTAATACTAACCCAGTTTCCTAGCAGTTCATCATCCCCAGTGTGAGATCTTCCTGAAGAAATTTCTTTCATACATTGACAAGATCgcattccttttccttccatccCATAATTAGGCCAAGTCCTTGCAAAgtacaaacagaaaatacttcTATTTATAGAGTTATAAATACTAGGATTTATTTCACCACAGATTCTGAAAGTACAATAGTCTGTATTAATACGCCAGATAATGTGAATTCTTTCAAACTTGCGCCCTTGCCTGATAAATAGATCTGTTCCCTTGATTCTGTGCAGAATGGAGTAGCTTGTAGACTTCAAGTTGGAATACTGCAGGTATGTTGATGCAGAGTATCTTGGTCTATTGAAGGCTGTAAATATTATGTTACCACCCTGAGTATTGTAAagattgaaaggaaaaaaaaaccgCCAAAGCCAGTGATGTTTGCTCAACggtgtgttggtttttctctcCCTATCTAGGAAATTACAGTCGCCGTGAAGGTGCTCGAGGCTCGAGTTGGAGCGCACAGAGTACGCCCAGGGGAACCTACAATGACACTAGAGGTGGTCAAAGCAATTTTAACAGGGGTCCACTGCCACCACTGAGACCATTAAGTTCAGCAGGTACATGGTATTCATATGGGCATCGAACTGTAGAGAATTCcttgaatttcatttttgctttacAAATGAAACCATGCAAGGATGCTGCAGACACCTTGAAATTCAGCAAATGTTTTAAGCATATATGAACAGTTGTCACTGAGACTGTCAGATACGTGCTTTCGTACGAACTGCCCTGTAACCCATAAAACTTGCTGAATTGAACACTTGATCGCAGAATCTTAATTTTGCACTCAGACTTTTGTCATTCGATTGTCTTCGTACCTCCATGGTAATCGTAGCGCAATTAAAGCAGCAATGCTTGCctaaaagaaaagtgaaaattaaaaggaGGAAACAGACGCTGTTTGTATCTCATCCTGATTTTGTTTCTTACGCTTTCGCAGCAGCTACTCCGCctagggcttttttttttttttttttccaactgagtatacttttctttgctttaaGGCTACCGACCGAGTCCTCGCGATCGTGCTTCCAGAGGCCGTGGAGGAATTGGACCGTCTTGGACAAGTGCTAATAGTAGTAGCAGTGGTGGCTCAAGAGGGAAATTTGTTAGTGGAGGCAGTGGAAGAGGTCGGCATGTACGTTCCTTCACACGATAAAATAAGACCTAATGGTGGAACAGCTCAACCTTGTGGACTTCTGAGAAGATGACAAAGAAAGCAGCATCACTAATGGACCAATTCAGAGCTTCTGGTATCTAGAGGACACCAAGAGAATATTTTTGtctgaagaaaaagcttttgtttgATACAAGACTTGAAATTTCAATAAAATTCAAGACTTTTTGTGTACAGTTGTAaaatttttgttccttttgcaagactgtttcttttttttttgtggatttcaGTAGACAGTACTCAGTAAAGCACCTCTTTGAGTTAAGGCTTGAAGGACTTCTTAAATATTCATTGTGCCAAAAGAAAGGTGCAAGTGTTTTGTGTGTGACTTGTTActgcaagaaaattaaaaactatgTCTGTAAgacaattttggttttttcctctcaggtTTAGAGCCATTAgcccttttcttccttttttttttttgttagctgGTCTGGGTTATTAATGAATGATGTGTATCTCCCAACAGATGAAGTAGCCAATGATAGAAGAATGACTAAAAGCAATTAATCTGTTAAAGAATACAAacataaatgtaatttttgtaGGTTTTGTTGTACATCTTGGGTAATGAGAAACTTCCAAGTCTCGCACCAGGtaaaatctgaataaaatcTGTCTCTAGCTTCAGGGAGAGTAAGTCAACATTCCATCACTTACTTTACAATCCAGCTCCTGCATTAGGAGCACAAGTGTTATTTCATTGGACAGCAGTCTATACTGCAGTTAAAAAGGCAAGATAGTCATACCCTCAGAGGATTACCTGGATACCTGGAGTTAATTTGTTGCCTGCCTGTCCTCTGCCTAACATATTGAGGAGAGATCAGAGACACAGGTATATAGCCTGAGCAACCATGTAGTGAGGTAGTGATGTTAAACCTTGTCAATAAAGAGTTGGAGTTTTGTTCCTGTGATTAGACTGAGATGCAGTGCAAAAGGAACAACTGTGAGGAGTAGGAATTCATAAAGAAATGTCACTACTGGATTAAATTCTGAATGTATTTTCATATTGAATTCAGTTAAGTAAGGTTTTATGTGTTTGCATTCCTCTGGGCTCCATTGGTTTGAGAGAATTAACAGATTTTCAGTAGCCATTGCATTTTTGGACAGGGTGGGGTGTGGTAGCCTAAAGGCCACATGCAATCTTTGCAGATGAGCTCTGCTGTCAGACTTTGATTTTCACTTATGCTTGGTCTTTTGACATTACAGAAGTGCTTCAGAGGGGTCTTACTCTACTTAAATACGGCCCAATTCTTGGTTTATGTGATTTGGATTTCTTTTGGACAGCTTGTCTGCCTAGACTCATGAACTGAACACCCTAATTTAAATGTTTCCAAAGTATGGTAATACCTTGAATTGAAATTATTTAACCTTGATACTGCCTGACTAAATGAAGTAGGTTTTCATTTGATACACAGAAGGCCCCTATTAGCTGTATTTCTTCTGTGTGGAGGCTCTGTGCCTCTGCTTGGGAGGTGACTGAATAACCTATGCAAGTGGGAAACAACCATGAATTGACTGGGTGCACCTCCAGGGAACAACAGCAGTTCATAAAGGGTTCATCcttatttaaaataacatgGACAGATTTGGATTGGAAACCAAACAATTTTCTGAATGGTAAAATAACAGGGAGATGTAATTTTACTAATAATTATGATGACTAAAATGGGTGGAGCTTTCACAGGCATTTCTGTTattaatgctatttttttaaggagcactgcataaatatttttgaagctgACTCACTCCTTTATACCATGTGTTCaaggtggttttatttttttagaaatgttcCTGTTTTTGAAACTAGCAGGGATTTAAATCATTTGGTTCTTGTCAGggaatttgaaatgaaaagtaaaGTGTTAGGCATggaataaatatgtaaatattcaGTATTGGTTCTTCAGAGTTTAAAATACAGAGCATGTCACGTTAGTAATTTTCAAACTAGGAGGAATTAAAGGGTTGGTTACATTAGTGTATGAAAGCTCTGAAATCTGTAAATTTAGATGAACTTGAAAAAATGTGTATATcatgtttttggtttggggttttggttttttttttaatactaatGAATTTAGTTCTGTGACCCACTTTGCATTCAAAGTGTTTCCTTTCATGGATAAATTCTGCATGAAATAATGCTGTTCAAAATGCAGGTGTTAGTTGGTTTGCTCTTTAAAAGGGGAACGCTACCACGTTTAAATGAAAGTGTTCGATTTTTCTTTTGATACTCTGGctaaaaaaaagacattttcaagtTTTGTTTCCTGACTGGAGGACCAGGAAGTTGCTAACTTTAGAGACTCCTGTGCTTGCTCGATGAGCAGAACAGTGGGAGGAGGGTGAGGCAGAGATCTCCAGTGAAGCAGGGACAAAGGCACCGTTTGTGTGTGGCATTAAAGGTGAGACAAGTTGTGTGCATTTGGTTTTGCTTCCATGATCTTTAGCTGCTGTGCAGTGTGTAATGTGGCTGAGGGTCAGATGCACATGGAGAGGTGTAGGAGATGAAAAGGTTATCAGCCCAGATCCTGGGCTGGTCTCTGGTTGTGCCATGTTGGctttcagcctttttttgttctgctgagTAAGTTCTCCATCAGGTAAGAGAATGTGTCTAGACAGTGAAGGCAGAGGACTGCATGCAGCAAATTGCTGCTTGAGTGCTCCATGTCCAGATTGCTCCTTTTTAATCAAGGCCAACAGCTCTGTTTTGCTCTTCTTACATGTTCCCACCCGGGTTTTGTAGTGGACATAAAAAAACCTTGCATTGGGGGTGAGATCCCTGCAGTTGATggacagaaaatgaatttttcccTTCTTGCCCTTCATTATGTTGTTGTCTGTGCAGCACTGAGTGCTGTACtccagtgtcttggtttgaaagacaggtaactgctaggaagggggcaggacctccctagagatggagaattcaaatctcctccctccaaattattctaatttagaaaattaaaggggctttcaggcagaggtatggggataggaataacagttctttactagtatatatgacaaagcaaacaaacaaacagcaactacagcattaatgataaacagaaccaggaacctcgaaggctttctttcacaaaagcccggggcagtttgatctcggtgcccctgcaggactccgagaggctgagctggaagggaggaaagtcccgggctggtggatgagatgaggagctctgcgctggcagctggagcagcaggggtgtcccggcagggctgggcagtgcagggctacagagtagcaggggaacctcaaagctccgaagaagcagcggtgGCGGgggggaaggctggagaaaacgagctcaggattcccgggtacacaagcagatgacggtagatttcccaggacgaggcagagtgatggtcgtgaactcttcctgcagcgagggaCAGCTTGACTGTGCTCCTCGAtgccgagagcaagagagagcaactgctccccccagctctgtcttttacctttcccaaagcttggttatctctcccctctgaggagAGCTCCAGGAGACTCAAAActaggtgtagccttgtgctgccatgtcttTCAACCACTCCCTTTGTTTTGGTTAAGCACTGTCGTTAAGctttcctagcaacttatgaGACAAAATTCTGTAAGCGAAAAAGATGCAAATCTAACCCTCAACATCCAGGAATTCTCAAATTTCTGCCAGTGCTTTGCTGTCCAAGCAGCTGCTCATCCCATTCAGAAACTCCACTCTGTGAAGTGGGAGGGAAATCCTGGAGAAGGGGTAGTTTGACTGAACACCTGCTTTGTTTATGGCTCCCTCTAGAAGGGAAAATGGAGCCTCACCTCCTCCAGGGCCCCGAGCCTGTCATTGCATTTGTGACTCCCGTGCTCTGCAGGCCAGTGCACATAAAGGTTGCTACTCTGTCTGATGAAGAGGGCACTCAAACTTCTGTACAGAATGAAGCGAACAGCTTGTGTTAATTCTGGTGTAGACCCTTTATTAGTTCCACTTTTATACAAAGTGTGCTTCAAAGTGATACAAAGTGTTACCATTTCTTATACACACTAGAGATTAAGATCTGTTAAGCGCTGGTTTATCCTTGTGCATATAAAGGTAGAAATTGTAAATAGACTGGCAGCGACCCATAATGCTGGAAGACAGTTCAGTGTTTACTCAGTTAATAGAAAGTTGCATAGAATTGTAGGTCTTTAAAAAGGCATCTTGTACGTGGTAAAATCTCCCTGACCTACCGTACTCCCTCTGACAACAGTACAGGATAAAGGCAAGGCTAGTactgctccctgccagcaccaccCAGCACTTCTAAGGAAAGTGGCTGTGGAGAAGCACCATGCCAGAAACATCCGAGAGGACAGCACATGGAAAATTCCATTTGCAAGGCTACCAGTTTCTATCAATTATAGCAACTGCTTGCAGCCGGGTTCTATTACTACATCATACAAACACCTAAGAACATTTCAGATAAAACCACTTCTGGCCACTCAAAATACATCACTATAGCAGGTACTTTGCTTGACTGTgcaattcccttcccttctATGCTGACAAGAAACTCTCCTATAGGCAAGTTCCCACCAACCTGACTTAACTGCTTGCTCTGAGTTTTGTTCCTGACTCTCCCAGGCTTGGTACTGTGACACTGTGTACCCACCAACTGTGGATAAAGACTTAATGTCCTTTTAACTCTAATGCCAGGTCAACTCCCTGCCACACGCTGGCAGCTCACACTGGTGGAAAGCTGGCTGGAGGcacaagctgctgcagccacatctctgcttttgggCTGAAGGAACAGTCATACCACACTTGTTCTGTCtctttgctctccttcttcCCACTGCAAAGAGCCAGAAGCAGTGTTATAAATGGCCAGTCAATTTcacaattaataaaataatttttattaattaaaaaaattacaaataaaaaatttagGCAAACCAGCAATCGAAAATGCAATGTGGATAACCCGGGAccggcactgggtgaaccacGGTCACAGACTCAGTCTCACTGAGACCACCCCCTGTTCACACATTTTACCCATTTTGGAGTCCCCTTAAATAGTCTTTATTTAGCCCACGGTCCCTCAGTTCTTTGTTCTATTCAGCAAAATCACCTGTTAAACGGACTCTCCAGAGAAAGATGAAGaatcatttcagtttttcattcaGTTCCTTCCTTTGCTGAATAGAAGTTCAGGGGAAGATGAATACTAATGTAGGGATTTGAGTTGATGAATAGAGATGTGTCTCCTTTGATGCAGTTGCCGAGATAACTCTTAACGACCGAGCAATTAACTGTCCTCTTTGCTCAGAAGGAGGTGCTCTGTTGTCTTTTCTTCTAGTTAATGGCTGTAGTTCTTTGCTATTAACTACACCCAGCAAGGGTTTTGTTCTTCTGAAAAGCAATCTCTACAAGCCTGGGTTTACAAGATTTTTCTTGTTGCAAACCCCAGGTTGCatgttatatttattttatacatataaacCGCACAAATATGTTAATAAAACACACATTCTCCTAGGTCATTTATAACAGCAGCAACTCCAAATCCAACAATTTGCACAGTTCCTGGTCCACTTGGAGCAGCAGTACCACTTGTGAGGAAATGAAACTAACTAAAGTGTGATTTAGCATGAGCATAGTAACATCAGTAATTCCATGCTGGAATCCCCCTGTAATGCAGTTTTAGTAGTGTCTCATATAATGCTCATGTATGATCATGACTAGGAAAGTAGCACTTTCAAGTCACTTTAACTTATGTCAAGTCTAGTACAATATGTGGACTCTTGCTTTTTGTGAACAGGATGAACAGATTActccaaagaaagaaaaaaatcccttgctGCTGCCAACTGCTATTAAGAGCTGCATAATACATGAGACTGGAAAAGCAAGAAGTAAATGAAATACTACCATACTGGGCTATGTAATGTCAGTCTAGTCAATTTTAAGGCAGCTCAAATGCTGGTGATACTTCAGCAATGCCACCCTGTGAGGGCTTCATTAGCAGAGGAAAATCTCAAGTGCAGAACTGTTATCAACGCAGAGGAATGGCATAAAGCTTTAAGTCAGCAGAGGGACTGGATGCCATTAGCTACTTGTCTTGGGTTTcaatatgtaaccaaaaatgaaTTCTATttcccatctgttgaaactggttggggaGGTATTTTTTCTCGTGTATAACCCATTCCTCAGAACTCCAGGGAGAAGGAGGTAgctgccttctgttaatgggccagctgttaaaagcAGGTGGggcaatgttccttatctctgcCATCCTCCATCCTCATcacccatcctccctgcagggggatatctgctgttaatgggccattaaggctcaccacatgactgataacagtacatcatcccattgtgagatgctccacccagtgggagtGGCCAACCATTCTTATCTAGATAAAAAAGCAGAGTCAGAAACACCAGGACAGGCTGTTTTCCAAAGGATTCCCAGAACAAAGACTGGACCCTCCTTGTCACCACTGGACCCtgctacaggatcatctctgctctaacagaaccacatctgttactccaggaggacttctgtggactgctaccaacaccctgaccaacagggtatCAGGTCGTATTCTGACTCTTGTTgggttttctaggatttttgtttgattacttgcttgtatttttttccagctttccctgacagacgcctgtctttccaaaccaacaCAGATTTTGGCTCCCAACAGCGGGGCTGAGAGGGCAGAGCGGGGTGGGCTCGGAGTGGCGAGCGGGGCAGAGCAGCAGTCGCCATGGCCAACTGCACAGTGAAGGATGCGCGCAGCATCCACAGCACCAACCCGCAGTACCTGGTGGAGAAGATTATCCGCACGCGCATCTACGAGTCCAGGTACTGGAAGGAGGAGTGCTTCGGCCTCACGGCCGAGCTGGTGGTGGACAAGGCCATGGAACTGAAGTATGTGGGGGGCATCTATGGAGGGAACATCAAACCCACGCCCTTCTTGTGCCTGACGCTGAAGATGCTGCAGATCCAGCCCGAGAAGGACATCATCGTGGAGTTCATAAAAAACAAAGACTTCAAGTATGTCCGAATGCTTGGAGCACTGTACATGAGACTGACAGGCACTGCCATCGACTGCTACAAGTACCTGGAACCGCTGTACAACGACTATCGGAAAATTAAAAGTCAGAAGAGAAATGGGGAATTTGAGCTGATGCATGTGGATGAATTTATTGATGAGCTACTCCACCAGGAACGTGTTTGTGACATCATCCTGCCTCGACTTCAGAAACGGTGTGTTCTGGAGGAGGCTGAGCAACTTGAACCTCGCGATAGTGCTCTGGAAGAAGACACGGATGATGTAGAATCtagtgaggaggaggaggaagaagaagatgaaaagcTGGAATGGATCCCATCTTCTGACCACGGCAGAAGGGGCTACCGGGACATGGATAAGCTGTGCACATCTCCAGTGGTGTGGTACCAGTGGAGCCGGAGCAGGTCCCCAAGGAGGCGCAGCCACTCTCCGAAGAGAAGAAGCCCATCACCGTGCCAGAAGCGGCATCGCAGCAGAAGCCCGAGATGGCACCAAAGCACATCCCGGGACAGGCGGCACAGATCGAGATCCAAACCTCGAGGGCATCACCGTAGTCACAGACACAGAAGTCATTCCAAATCACCTGAAAGATCTAAGAAAAGTCACAAAAAGAGTCGGCGAGGGAATGagtaacaaacaaaacacagctaCCATGGAACGATCCAGGCTGCACCGGAGAAGGATGAGGCTCTGCAAcatctacagtacattgatgacatcattgtgtgggggaatGTGGCAATGGAAGCGTTTGAGAGAGGACagaagatcatccagatccTCCTGGAAGCTGCCTTCACCATCAAGAAGggcaaagtcaagggacctgcacaagagatccagttcctgggggTAAAATGGCAGGATGGATGGCGTCAGATTCCCCCTGAGGTGTTGCAGTATGTTTTTAGGTCATATTtatccatattttcattttacgGTTTAACCCAGCACACCCctgtttttccccagtttttggTCCAACCCAGGTGTTGCAACCCTTCCCTTGCCTAATTTATTAGCATATACCCATGTTATTTCCCCTAATTCCCCTCTCATGCTCTGCCGTCATTGGGATGTCACCCTGACCCCTACCCCTTCTGCCTTCTGCATGCATAAAAGCGCTCTGCGCATGGGCAATAGGGTCTTGGATTCAACCATGCATTGAATAAACCACCTCTGTTCAACCCCAAGAACCATGCTGCAGTTCCATCTGTCCCTGCGTCGAAAGCGTCGATAACTGGGCCTGCAGAGCTCGCAAGGGGGTGTGTCACACAACGTTCAGTGCCTCCTCACCCACCTGAAGCACCCCTGGGGTACGGAGGTACCCCAGTGAAATGCTTCACTGAGGTCATCAATGAGGTTACTACAATGTCTCCACCTACCAGAAAGAGGGAAACACAAGTTTTCCTATGTGCCATAGgtttttggagaatgcacattcctgagtacagccagattgtgagccctctctgcCTGGTTATCCACAAGAAGAACAATgtccactggggccctgaacagcagcaagcctttgcccagatcaagcaggaaaTTGCTCATGtggtagcccttggcccagtcagaACGGGACCAGAGGTGAGTGTTGGTGgttagatttatttcttttttacaagttgctaggaaactaaCTCCTGGGTACTTGTAGGTACTTAAGCAGAACAAAGGGCCCAGAGGGGAAAAGTTATAGCACCTGGCTACACTTTTTTGGGTCCTTGGGCGTTTCTCAAGGTGGTGGGGGCAGGGAGATAATGCAAGGTTTGGgggcaggtaaaggacaggGCTAGGGGCAGCTTCACTCTCTTGCTCTGGGCATGGGAGGGAGAacggccaggctgctgcttgctccAGGAGGAGTTCGCTCTTACCACCCCGTCCAGTCCTGGAAAATTGACCACCATCTGCTTGTGTGCCCCGGAACTCTGAgcttttctcctcctgccctgctgggctggccctaTCCCGCTGCCACCGTTTCTTCGGCGCTGCTCTGAGGCTTTCTACTGCTCtgtggccctgccctgcccagctctgcaagacatccctgctgctccagctaccacCAACAGAGCTTCTGATatatctcatccaccagcctgggattttccaccgctccagcttggtgctctcagGGTTCCAAGAGATCAGactgccccaggctttgtgAAACCAAAGACCCTCAAGTTCCTAGTTCTGTTTAttgttaatgctgtagttgttacTGTTTGTCTGCCTTGTTGATATActaataaagaactgttactcctttccccatacctctgcctgaaagccctttAATTATTtaagttataataatttggagggaggggatgtgAATTCTCCTTTCCAAGGGATGTACTGCCCCCTCCCTaacagacacctgtctttcaaagtGAAACAGTGAGGAATGTGCATCACTCCGCAGCCGGGAACAATGGcttgtcctggagcctttggcagaaggtgcctggggAGACTCGAGGCCAACCACGGGGATTCTGGAAGGTACAGACTACCTAAGACTACCCTGAAGGCACTTGGCGGGGGGACCTTCTAGAACTGGGAAATTAACTTAGCAAAAGCCACCTGGATGGTCAAC includes these proteins:
- the LOC134547279 gene encoding pre-mRNA-splicing factor 38A-like; protein product: MANCTVKDARSIHSTNPQYLVEKIIRTRIYESRYWKEECFGLTAELVVDKAMELKYVGGIYGGNIKPTPFLCLTLKMLQIQPEKDIIVEFIKNKDFKYVRMLGALYMRLTGTAIDCYKYLEPLYNDYRKIKSQKRNGEFELMHVDEFIDELLHQERVCDIILPRLQKRCVLEEAEQLEPRDSALEEDTDDVESSEEEEEEEDEKLEWIPSSDHGRRGYRDMDKLCTSPVVWYQWSRSRSPRRRSHSPKRRSPSPCQKRHRSRSPRWHQSTSRDRRHRSRSKPRGHHRSHRHRSHSKSPERSKKSHKKSRRGNE